In Zingiber officinale cultivar Zhangliang chromosome 3B, Zo_v1.1, whole genome shotgun sequence, a single window of DNA contains:
- the LOC122054799 gene encoding uncharacterized protein LOC122054799: protein MTTENLMLTLLIPGPKQPGNDIDVYLEPLVEDLKELWGIGVETYDAFSKLVFNMKAILMWTINDFPAYENLAGCATKGEFGCPICGEGHRRFLAPNHPFRQKKKWFDGNKETKGKPSPLNGLEILNVVKDIEIDWGKKKMGKDINNTKKKRKECDGSKKVQKLVQMWKKKSIFFNLPYWSVEEKIKLPDGYSSNFGNCVSLEKLALRSLLPKGPRNAIFLLYAFYNELCQRVLDRNRLEQLEENIAETLCMLERYVPPAFFTISVHLTIHLAREARLCGSVQFRLMYPFERFMKMLIGYVKNRARPEGCIAEYYLAEERMRFCSAYIKKAACIGLRSNRNEDLENGVVEEIDPYIKMHIEELKQIDRRFSSNETLLQKRHMETFAQWLSKHVLDNSSDRIQWLAHGPRKHVISYTGNIINGHRFHTIDVGRSTQDSGVSVEDDTIWQSSSTDSHTVERLSYYGVIRDIVLLDYYFFKVPVFRCDWANPGTGIKMDDGFTLVNLHQGLRTFENDPFILASKAKQVFYSRENDESNWYVLLKASPRDIHNMDLLEEDAYTSSKPLDVSRLDINITEKEPYSRNECEGIDVIDIP from the exons ATGACGACGGAAAATCTTATGTTGACATTATTGATTCCAGGCCCGAAGCAACCAGGAAATGATATAGATGTATACTTGGAACCCCTAGTGGAGGATTTGAAGGAGTTATGGGGCATTGGTGTGGAGACGTATGATGCATTTAGCAAGTTAGTGTTCAATATGAAGGCTATTTTGatgtggacaatcaatgattttccagcTTATGAAAACTTAGCTGGATGTGCCACAAAAGGGGAATTTGGTTGCCCAATATGTGGTGAAG GGCACAGGAGATTTCTTGCTCCTAATCATCCATTCCGTCAGAAAAAGAAGTGGTTTGATGGGAATAAAGAGACAAAAGGAAAACCTAGTCCTCTGAATGGATTAGAAATTCTTAATGTAGTGAAAGACATTGAAATTgactggggtaaaaagaaaatgggTAAGGATATCAATAatacaaagaaaaagaggaaggagTGTGATGGTTCAAAAAAAGTTCAAAAACTAGTTCAAATGTGGAAGAAGAagtcaatatttttcaatttgcCATACTGGAGT GTTGAAGAAAAAATAAAGTTACCTGATGGTTATAGCTCAAATTTTGGTAACTGTGTTTCTTTAGAAAAAC TAGCATTGAGAAGTCTTTTACCAAAAGGTCCACGTAATGCTATATTTTTGCTTTATGCATTTTACAATGAGTTATGTCAAAGAGTATTAGATAGGAACCGTTTAGAACAACTCGAGGAGAATATTGCTGAAACTTTATGCATGTTGGAGAGGTATGTTCCACCTGCTTTCTTTACCATCTCTGTTCATTTGACAATTCATTTAGCAAGAGAGGCTCGCCTGTGTGGGTCAGTTCAATTCCGCttgatgtatccatttgaaag atttatgaaaatGCTTATAGGCTATGTGAAGAACCGAGCAAGGCCAGAGGGTTGCATAGCTGAGTATTACCTTGCAGAAGAACGAATGCGGTTTTGTAGTGCTTATATAAAAAAAGCTGCTTGTATTGGTCTCCGATCTAATCGGAATGAGGATTTGGAAAATGGAGTAGTGGAAG AAATTGATCCTTACATAAA GATgcacattgaggagcttaaacaaATAGATCGTCGTTTCTCAAGTAATGAAACATTGTTACAAAAACGACATATGGAAACATTTGCTCAATGGTTATCAAAACATGTTCTTGATAACTCTTCAGATCGGATTCAATGGCTAGCACATGGTCCAAGAAAGcatgttatatcatatacagGTAATATTATAAATGGACATCGGTTCCACACAATTGATGTTGGAAGATCGACACAAGATAGTGGTGTTTCAGTTGAAGATGATACTATTTGGCAATCTAGTTCTACTGATTCACATACAGTAGAAAGACTATCGTACTATGGGGTTATACGAGATATTGTGTTACTAGACTATTATTTTTTCAAAGTACCTGTTTTTAGGTGTGATTGGGCTAATCCTGGAACTGGTATCAAAATGGATGATGGTTTTACACTTGTTAACTTACACCAAGGACTAAGGACTTTTGAAAAtgatcctttcattttagcatcaaAAGCAAAGCAAGTTTTCTATTCTAGGGaaaatgatgaatcaaattggtatgTGTTGCTAAAAGCGTCACCTCGAGATATTCATAACATGGATTTGCTTGAAGAGGATGCATATACATCATCAAAACCTCTTGATGTGTCCAGACTTGATATTAACATTACTGAGAAAGAACCATATTCAAGAAATGAGTGTGAGGGAATTGATGTTATTGATATCCCATGA